A window of Thermovirga sp. genomic DNA:
TGACGACAGGGTCTTTGTCACAGGCACCCCCGGCGGGGATCGCACCGGGGAATCCTTCCCGGTCGCCTCGGTGAAGCTCTTGGCGCCGGCCTCACCAACCAAGATTATCTGCGTGGGGCGAAACTATCACGGGCACATCAGGGAGATGGGCAACGACAGGCTTCCCCTTCCGGAAGAGCCAGGGCTCTTCCTCAAAAGCCCGAATTCGCTGGCGGCCCCCTTTTCCGAGATTCCCTATCCGCATTTTACCAACGAATTGCACTACGAGGGCGAACTCGCGGTGGTCATTGGGCAAAGGATCCTCCCCGGAACCGAACGTCCCATCGACCAAGTGCTGGGTTACACCGCGGGGATAGACCTGACGGCCCGTGATTGTCAGAGGCGTGACCTCCAGT
This region includes:
- a CDS encoding fumarylacetoacetate hydrolase family protein translates to MKITRFSASGSNSPFWGTIDDDRVFVTGTPGGDRTGESFPVASVKLLAPASPTKIICVGRNYHGHIREMGNDRLPLPEEPGLFLKSPNSLAAPFSEIPYPHFTNELHYEGELAVVIGQRILPGTERPIDQVLGYTAGIDLTARDCQRRDLQWIRGKSADAFCPLGPWIETGIDPGNTKVRTYVNGALRQEGRTADMIFPVSVILEYIVNFMTLEAGDVILTGTPEGVGEIFPGDRVEVDIGGLGAPLVMTISGEGA